Part of the Salinigranum rubrum genome is shown below.
CCGACGCGCTTGCGATACACGGAACCGCGGTGGTTGCCCCCGTGAGGGTGGTCGGAACTTCCGCTGCCCGTACCGTAGTGTTGTTTCAGTCTATCCCAGAGCGACGTGCTGCTCCCTTCGGACACGCCGTGTGTCCCGACGCGGGTGACACGCAACTGGCCCGTCGAGTCGCGTGTTTCGCCCGGTTCGAGGAAGAAGTAGACGCCGCGGTCGGGCCAGTCCATGTACCCGGTGCTGTTCTTGAGTTTCCGTGTACCGCCGACTCGATGCGCGAGGTCGTCGAGCAAGTCGTAGAAGCGGTCGAGGTCGTTTCGGCGGGCCATCTCTACTGGGGCCGTCTCAGTCGGGCATAAAGAGCTTCACCACTCGGTGTGGGTCACGTCGCGGGGGACGAGGCGCGAGAGCGCAAACAGGTGGTATCGGTACGAGAGGGAACCAACAGAACGAGGTGCCGTTGACAGCAGAGACCGGACTCTCCCCGTGCGACGCGAAACGGCCACAAAGAGTGAGCGGCGAAACGGGTGGGTCCGACGGGTCAGCGCCGTCGGAGGAGGCGGCGTCCCTTGCGAACGATACGTCGTCGGACGCGGCGCGGAAGCCGTCGCCACGTCCGCATCGCCTTGGAGAGTTTTCCCATCGAGTGGCACCTCCATCCGCGACCCGCATCGACTCTCGCTCGACACGGGCCCCCGCAGCTACCTCGCGGGGTGTCTTAACGCTGCGGCCTGCAAGCGTCGCTCGCCAGACTCACCCGCTGTCGGACCGTTCCTCGGGCGGGACGAACGGCCCGACCGAGACGGTGTGGCGGGCGATGGTGGCCGCCCGGAACACGTAGGCGATGAACACGGCGAGCGGCGCCACGATGACGCCGACGCCGAGACTGAAGACGAGCGGGAGCCACTCCACCGGGATGGTGACGGAGTCGGGACGGTAGATGAGCGCCATCGCGATGCTGGCGGCGAGGGAGACGAGGCCGCTGTAGGCGACCACGCGGGAGAGTCGGGCGAAGTCCTGCTGCAGCGAGAGCGTCTTGAAGAACTGGCGCGTGACGGCGATGGACTCCAGGAGGTCCTCGATGGCATCGAGTTCCGCTTCGGCCGCGTCCGAGAGACGGTCGCCGTACGCGTTCCGGAGGTGTTCCGTCGCGGTCATGTTCCGGGCGTATTCGGTCCCCAGAATGACCTCAAGCACGTTCACGATGGCCGTCTGGCTCTCGATCTGTTCGGCGATGCTCTCGCCGTAGGCGGCGATTCCCGACGCGTACTCTTCGACCGCCCGTGGCTGGTCGTGGTCGGCGTCTTCGAACGCCGAACCGAGGCGGGTCGCGCGCTCGGTGAGCGTCTCCGCCACGAGGTTGAGAAACTCCGCCGGGTCGTTCGGCACGGCCGGTTCTCCGGCGTGTTCGCGGATGCGACGGCGGAGGTCACGCGTGCCGCTCAGCTGGTCGAACAGCTCGTTCGGGGAGCCGAACACGCGGGAGAGGATGAGCTGATTGATCGACAGCGCGATGGTCACGAGCGTCACCGTCCCGGAGATGAGCCCGCTCGCGAAGGCCGACGCGGCGGCGCTCCCGGGTCCGATAGCCAGCACCCCGGCTCTGGTCAGCGTGAAGAAGAAGGCCACGACGGCCGCAACGAGAATCGCCGCGACGGCGATGCGGTTCCCCACGAGAACGAACCAGTGCGCCGCTCGGTCCCCGATACCGTCGATGTTCTGGACGGAACTCGCGGTCGTCACGTCGTCACTCATAGCGCTCTTGAGTGGAACCGCTCACCGTTGAAGAGACGGTCGGTCGAAACACGTGATCGTTCCCTCGAGACGTGGCCGCATAGACGTACCCCCTGCAGTCGCCGAGGGCGTGAGGTGGCCAGAGGCGTGTTCAGGGAGCGGGCCACACCGCTCACACGGCCATCGCGTTCGGCTCAGCGCGTCAGCGCGTGCGCCACGCTCCGCATCGCGCCCCGCACCTTGCCGATGAAGGCACTACGCGTATTCGACGACCGCGAGAACTGCCCAAGAGATGAGTAGCAGCTGTCGAGCGGTGCGACGTACGCGTATCGGCCGAGACTCCGGACGGCGACGGAGCGCAGAGACAACTGTCCCGCGGACGCCCGAGACGACGGGAGTGAGGGACCGATGAGCGCGCTCGACGACAGTTCCGCGGAGGTCGTCGTGGTCACGGGCGCGACGTCGGGTGTCGGACGGGCGGTCGCCCAGACGTTCGCGGGCCACGGCGCGAAGGTCGGACTGCTCGCTCGCGGACGGGACGGCCTCGACGCCGCCGTCGAGGACGTCGAAGCCGCCGGCGGGGAGGCGCTCGCCGTCGAGACCGACGTGACCGACTTCGACCAGGTCGAGGCGGCGGCCGACCGGGTCGAAGCCGAGTTCGGCCCGATCAACGTGTGGGTGAACAACGCGATGACGACCGTCTTCTCGCCGTTCGGCGACGTCGAGCCCGACGAGTACAGCCGGGTGACGGACGTCAACTACCACGGCACCGTCTACGGGACGCGGGTCGCCCTCGACCGGATGCGACCGCGGAACGCCGGCTCCATCGTCCAGGTCGGGTCGGCGCTCGCGTACCGCGGCATCCCGCTCCAGTCGGCGTACTGCGGGTCGAAACACGCCGTCCAGGGGTTCACCGAGTCCATCCGGACGGAGTTGCTCCACGACGAGTCGGCCGTCGACCTCACGATGGTCCAGCTCCCGGCGGTGAACACGCCGCAGTTCGAGCACAGCCGGTCACACGTCGACAAGCACCCCCAGCCGGTTCC
Proteins encoded:
- a CDS encoding SDR family oxidoreductase, which encodes MSALDDSSAEVVVVTGATSGVGRAVAQTFAGHGAKVGLLARGRDGLDAAVEDVEAAGGEALAVETDVTDFDQVEAAADRVEAEFGPINVWVNNAMTTVFSPFGDVEPDEYSRVTDVNYHGTVYGTRVALDRMRPRNAGSIVQVGSALAYRGIPLQSAYCGSKHAVQGFTESIRTELLHDESAVDLTMVQLPAVNTPQFEHSRSHVDKHPQPVPPIYQPEVAADAVHWAAHNDRREVYVGYPAVKTIWGNKLLPSFANHVLAKTGFDSQFTDLPYDPDRPDNLFDPVPGDPGAHGPFDDRAADDSLQLKLTKRRDELGAGVVLALVAAAIAWVARE